One part of the Tenacibaculum sp. 190130A14a genome encodes these proteins:
- a CDS encoding acyl-CoA dehydrogenase family protein codes for MSTEAITLNIGGSFLVKDESLDNFYTTELKSEESIMIQEAASQFLETEIAPNMEELESINGIDKTPELLKKCGELGFLSLEVSEEYDGVNLSLKDVLHFVESMSKGYSFGGALGVQTSIGIAPVLLYGSDFLKEHYISKMTDGTFISAFALTEPNAGSDANAGKTKATINNNGDYIINGQKAWISNAGIANMFIVFAKIEDDKNLSAFVVDKNFGGISFGPEEKKMGLSGWSTRQVFFENTIVPSTHLLGERNKGLKIALNTLNTGRIKLAASCLGIGKLALEHSVNYAIEREQFGKSILEFGAMKDKIAKMTSKIFTNEAIVYRVANAIDTNCEVLSKTMSFSEAKIEALKEFSIECAIAKVFGSEIQDFIVDESIQIYGGMGFSAESPVERLYRGARISRIFEGTNEINRLVIIKEFLKKGMKGEIDFFTPYTQLMSVLSEPIDSFSEDSIERYEQVVSNLRSLCVVTTGVCAQQYMTQLAEEQEIAMLISDMLITIYALESVVLRMKKLKEIGKFDNSIHNALLKTIGFDSFNSLENTIKNLVVSFDKEEDAEVILQAFAKYGQIPHSNVKEARREICAHIEEAKGIYNLSN; via the coding sequence TTTGGTAAAGGATGAATCACTTGATAATTTTTATACGACAGAGTTAAAATCAGAAGAATCAATAATGATTCAAGAAGCAGCGTCGCAATTTTTAGAAACGGAAATAGCACCAAATATGGAGGAATTAGAGTCTATTAATGGAATAGATAAAACTCCAGAATTACTTAAAAAGTGTGGTGAGTTAGGTTTTCTGAGTTTAGAAGTTTCTGAAGAGTATGATGGAGTCAATTTATCTTTAAAAGATGTACTTCACTTTGTAGAATCAATGAGTAAAGGATATTCATTTGGAGGAGCCTTAGGAGTACAAACAAGTATTGGTATTGCTCCAGTGTTATTATATGGAAGTGATTTTTTAAAAGAACATTATATTTCAAAAATGACTGATGGAACGTTTATTTCAGCCTTTGCACTAACAGAACCAAATGCAGGAAGTGATGCGAATGCCGGTAAAACAAAAGCTACGATTAATAATAATGGAGACTATATAATCAATGGTCAGAAAGCTTGGATTTCAAATGCAGGAATTGCTAATATGTTTATTGTGTTTGCAAAAATTGAAGACGACAAGAACTTATCGGCCTTTGTTGTAGATAAAAACTTCGGAGGAATCAGTTTTGGTCCAGAAGAAAAGAAAATGGGATTATCAGGTTGGAGTACAAGGCAAGTATTTTTTGAAAATACAATCGTTCCATCAACCCATTTATTAGGAGAACGAAACAAGGGGCTTAAAATAGCCTTAAATACTTTAAACACTGGGCGAATTAAACTAGCAGCTTCTTGTTTAGGAATAGGTAAATTGGCATTGGAACACAGTGTAAATTATGCAATAGAAAGAGAACAATTCGGTAAATCAATACTCGAATTTGGTGCTATGAAAGATAAAATAGCAAAAATGACAAGTAAAATTTTCACCAATGAAGCTATCGTTTATAGAGTAGCCAATGCTATAGATACAAATTGTGAAGTGCTGTCTAAAACCATGTCTTTTTCAGAAGCAAAAATAGAAGCTTTAAAAGAATTTAGTATTGAGTGTGCCATTGCTAAGGTTTTTGGTTCAGAAATACAAGATTTTATTGTAGATGAGAGTATTCAAATATATGGAGGAATGGGGTTCTCTGCAGAATCTCCTGTAGAAAGATTGTACAGAGGAGCACGTATTAGTAGAATTTTTGAAGGAACTAATGAAATTAATAGACTTGTTATAATCAAAGAGTTCCTTAAAAAAGGAATGAAGGGAGAAATAGATTTCTTTACACCATATACGCAGTTAATGTCTGTGCTTTCTGAGCCTATCGATTCTTTTTCAGAAGATAGTATTGAAAGATATGAACAGGTAGTATCCAACTTAAGAAGTTTATGTGTTGTTACTACAGGAGTATGTGCGCAGCAATACATGACGCAACTAGCGGAAGAACAAGAAATAGCAATGCTTATTTCTGATATGTTGATTACAATTTACGCTTTAGAAAGTGTAGTACTTCGTATGAAGAAGCTGAAAGAAATAGGAAAGTTTGATAATTCTATTCATAATGCACTATTAAAAACAATTGGTTTTGATTCATTTAATTCACTTGAAAATACGATTAAGAATTTAGTAGTTTCTTTCGATAAAGAAGAAGATGCTGAGGTTATCTTACAAGCATTTGCAAAATATGGGCAAATACCACATAGTAATGTGAAAGAAGCCCGAAGAGAGATTTGCGCTCACATAGAAGAGGCAAAAGGAATATATAACTTGAGTAATTAA